A genomic window from Pseudomonadales bacterium includes:
- a CDS encoding RNA-binding protein: MKLYVGNLPWSTTDADLEQLFSGVGAVTSARVITDRDTGRSRGFGFVEMSREDGQKAIAELNGHQIESRALRVNEANEQQPRRDGGGGGRGGRDGGRDGGGGGGRW; this comes from the coding sequence ATGAAACTATATGTAGGCAATCTGCCGTGGAGCACCACGGACGCCGATCTCGAGCAACTGTTCAGCGGTGTGGGTGCTGTCACCTCCGCCCGCGTCATCACCGACCGTGACACCGGGCGTTCCCGGGGTTTCGGCTTCGTTGAGATGTCCCGCGAAGATGGCCAGAAGGCCATTGCGGAACTGAACGGACATCAGATCGAGTCCCGTGCACTTCGTGTCAACGAAGCCAACGAGCAGCAGCCCCGTCGTGATGGCGGCGGTGGCGGTCGTGGTGGTCGTGACGGCGGCCGTGACGGCGGCGGCGGTGGCGGTCGCTGGTAG
- a CDS encoding epoxide hydrolase translates to MTDIREFKINIAAAEIDDLHRRLQHTRWPDAETPDDWSQGVPLAYAREIRDYWLNDYDWRSRETYFNRFPQFITAIEGLDIHFIHVRSPHPNAVPVLITHGWPGSVVEFHKVIGPLTDPVAHGGSAEDAFHVVCPSLPGYGFSGKPTTTGWGVEKIAAVWDQLMLRLGYESYLAQGGDWGSAVTTAIGLQNLGNCRGIHVNMPSARPTPEALANPTERDRLALAGGQYYQEWGAGYSKQQATRPQTLGYGLVDSPIGQATWIIEKFLEWTDCQGHPENVLTREELLDNVMFYWLTASGASSARLYWESFNKAFSGDAARTVTLQTGCSIFPKEIVATPRSWAEQRYTNIVYWNELDRGGHFAAFEQPELFVKELRTCFAQMR, encoded by the coding sequence ATGACCGACATCCGCGAATTCAAGATCAACATTGCCGCCGCCGAAATCGACGACCTGCACCGGCGCCTGCAGCACACCCGCTGGCCGGATGCGGAAACGCCGGATGACTGGAGCCAGGGTGTGCCGCTGGCCTATGCCCGGGAGATCCGCGACTACTGGCTCAATGACTACGACTGGCGCAGTCGGGAGACCTACTTCAACCGATTTCCCCAGTTCATCACTGCCATCGAAGGGCTCGACATTCACTTCATCCATGTCCGCAGTCCACACCCGAATGCCGTGCCGGTGCTGATCACCCACGGCTGGCCGGGATCGGTGGTCGAGTTCCACAAGGTGATCGGTCCGCTGACGGACCCGGTTGCCCATGGCGGCTCTGCAGAAGACGCTTTCCACGTTGTCTGCCCCTCGCTGCCGGGCTACGGTTTTTCCGGCAAGCCCACCACCACAGGCTGGGGTGTGGAAAAAATCGCGGCGGTCTGGGACCAGCTCATGCTGCGACTGGGCTATGAAAGTTATCTCGCCCAGGGCGGAGACTGGGGTTCGGCGGTGACCACCGCCATCGGCCTGCAGAATCTCGGCAACTGTCGCGGCATCCACGTGAACATGCCGAGCGCCCGGCCCACCCCGGAAGCCCTCGCCAATCCCACAGAGCGGGACAGGCTGGCTCTGGCGGGAGGCCAGTACTACCAGGAGTGGGGTGCGGGCTACTCCAAACAGCAGGCCACCAGACCCCAGACCCTCGGTTACGGGCTGGTGGATTCGCCCATCGGCCAGGCGACCTGGATCATCGAGAAATTCCTGGAATGGACCGATTGTCAGGGTCACCCGGAAAACGTCCTCACCCGGGAGGAGCTGCTGGATAACGTGATGTTCTACTGGCTCACCGCCAGCGGCGCCTCCTCCGCCCGTCTCTACTGGGAAAGCTTCAACAAAGCTTTCAGCGGTGATGCCGCAAGGACCGTGACCCTGCAGACCGGCTGCAGCATATTTCCGAAGGAAATCGTGGCAACCCCGCGCAGCTGGGCCGAGCAGCGCTATACCAACATCGTCTACTGGAATGAGCTCGATCGGGGCGGTCACTTCGCAGCCTTCGAACAGCCGGAGCTGTTCGTGAAGGAACTGCGGACCTGTTTCGCGCAGATGCGCTGA
- a CDS encoding 1-acyl-sn-glycerol-3-phosphate acyltransferase, whose product MPYTAPRFHPGSCIIKSVARFLLWLGGWKISGQPPDLPRYVLVAAPHTSNWDFVWVMAIAVRCGVRISWFAKDAMFIPPFGTIFRRFGGIPVDRSTSTDLVARLTQRFAESEKLILTVPVEGTRGYVPHWKSGFYRIAMAAGVPVVLGHLNYRTRVGGFGRALHLTGNVSADMDQIRDFYKDAHGKYPDLASPMRLKEEQSDQARGD is encoded by the coding sequence GTGCCGTATACTGCACCACGATTTCATCCGGGGTCCTGCATCATCAAGTCCGTCGCACGGTTTCTGCTCTGGCTCGGCGGCTGGAAGATTTCCGGTCAGCCACCGGATCTGCCCCGCTATGTACTGGTAGCTGCTCCCCATACTTCCAACTGGGATTTTGTCTGGGTCATGGCCATTGCCGTGCGCTGCGGTGTGCGCATCTCATGGTTCGCAAAAGACGCCATGTTCATCCCGCCTTTCGGCACCATCTTCCGCCGTTTCGGTGGTATCCCGGTGGATCGTTCCACCAGTACCGATCTGGTCGCACGACTGACCCAACGCTTCGCGGAATCGGAAAAGCTGATTCTGACCGTTCCGGTCGAAGGCACCCGAGGTTATGTGCCGCACTGGAAGTCCGGCTTCTATCGGATTGCCATGGCCGCGGGGGTGCCTGTCGTACTCGGCCATCTGAACTACAGAACCCGGGTTGGGGGATTCGGCCGGGCGCTGCACCTGACCGGAAATGTGAGCGCCGATATGGATCAGATCCGGGACTTCTATAAAGATGCCCATGGCAAGTATCCGGATCTGGCCTCGCCCATGCGGCTGAAGGAAGAGCAGTCTGATCAGGCTCGAGGTGACTAA
- a CDS encoding DEAD/DEAH box helicase — protein sequence MNQDNFAPLGLSGKFCRAVAEVGYETPTPIQALCIPYLLEGRDLLGIAQTGTGKTAAFALPILQRLDEARLPARSRKPRALILAPTRELALQISGEFEQFGRHARLRHACIFGGVGAQPQIKALNQGVDILVATPGRLLDLASQRFLDLSEVEVLVLDEADRLLDMGFIRDVRRIVNQTPKSRQSLLFSATMPREVSQLAEEILKNPQRVDVSPKEVTVKQIDQRVVMVDNGRKLRVLERLLRDDEVSRAIVFTRTKHGANKVARQLGNVGIGAEAIHGNKSQGARQRALKSFKDGEAWVLVATDIAARGIDIDAVSHVFNYELPHEPESYVHRIGRTGRAGAAGVAWSLVDPTERPRLKAVERLIKLSPRHVQVDLPPSERDAVEVDAPGSGNNGYRRSNTGTGRTDTARSDGSRRANAGRNTAGANTAGPAREGAGVAAGEGSPRRRSRRRNRRPAA from the coding sequence TTGAATCAGGACAATTTTGCCCCCCTGGGTCTCAGCGGGAAATTCTGCCGTGCAGTGGCGGAAGTCGGTTACGAAACCCCCACCCCCATCCAGGCCCTCTGTATCCCTTATCTGCTCGAAGGTCGCGATCTGCTCGGTATTGCCCAGACTGGTACCGGGAAGACGGCCGCCTTTGCATTACCGATTCTGCAGCGCCTCGACGAGGCCCGGCTGCCGGCCCGTTCGCGGAAACCGCGCGCGCTGATTCTGGCGCCAACCCGGGAACTCGCCTTGCAGATATCCGGGGAATTCGAACAGTTCGGTCGACACGCCAGACTGCGTCATGCCTGCATCTTCGGTGGTGTCGGTGCCCAGCCGCAGATCAAGGCCCTCAATCAGGGCGTGGACATCCTGGTGGCAACACCGGGTCGACTGCTCGATCTGGCATCCCAGCGTTTTCTGGATCTTTCGGAAGTCGAAGTTCTGGTGCTGGATGAAGCGGACCGCCTGCTCGACATGGGCTTCATTCGCGATGTGCGAAGGATCGTCAACCAGACACCGAAATCACGGCAGTCGCTGCTGTTCTCCGCCACTATGCCCAGGGAAGTGTCCCAGCTTGCCGAGGAGATTCTGAAAAATCCGCAGCGGGTGGATGTATCGCCGAAGGAAGTGACGGTCAAACAGATCGATCAGCGGGTGGTGATGGTCGACAACGGCCGCAAGCTGCGTGTGCTCGAACGGCTGCTGCGGGACGATGAGGTATCACGGGCCATCGTCTTCACCCGCACCAAGCATGGCGCCAACAAGGTGGCCAGACAGCTCGGGAATGTCGGCATCGGCGCCGAAGCCATCCATGGCAACAAGTCCCAGGGTGCCAGGCAGCGGGCCTTGAAAAGTTTCAAAGATGGCGAAGCCTGGGTACTGGTGGCCACGGACATCGCCGCACGCGGTATCGACATCGACGCAGTTTCCCACGTCTTCAACTACGAACTGCCCCATGAGCCGGAAAGCTATGTGCATCGCATCGGTCGTACCGGTCGTGCTGGCGCAGCCGGGGTAGCCTGGTCGCTCGTGGATCCGACCGAACGCCCCCGCCTCAAGGCGGTGGAGCGGCTGATCAAGCTTTCGCCCAGGCACGTCCAGGTGGACCTGCCACCTTCCGAGCGGGACGCCGTGGAAGTGGATGCACCGGGGTCCGGGAACAATGGTTACCGGCGCAGCAACACGGGGACAGGGCGCACGGACACCGCGCGTTCTGACGGAAGCCGCCGTGCGAATGCGGGCAGAAACACCGCCGGTGCAAATACAGCCGGCCCGGCCCGCGAGGGTGCAGGTGTTGCCGCGGGCGAAGGTTCACCGCGTCGCCGCTCGCGGCGCAGAAATCGCCGTCCGGCCGCCTGA